Proteins co-encoded in one Paracrocinitomix mangrovi genomic window:
- a CDS encoding SUMF1/EgtB/PvdO family nonheme iron enzyme yields MQGRKLFVLVAAGLMVIGCGRERSNVTGWEFNNPKNGGFQKVPYFDQETGPGLILVEGGTFTMGRSEQDVTYEWNNIPRRVTVSSFYMDQFEVTNFNWLEYLYWIKRTYEEFPMIYHNALPDTNCWRNPLAFNEPYVEYYLRHPAYQNYPVVGVSWNQANEFCKWRSDRVNEFILIREGVLTMNPDQAGEPFTTDAYLANQYHPQPQDEKEHQLINLSPMQGWSGKRKDLGTRIVRMEDGILLPKYRLPTEAEWEFAYYGLVGAMTNPADPGVIENRRTYPWTGHWVRADDAEFQGDIRANFVRGRGDYMGVAGALNDAADVTAPVDSYWPNDYGLYHMAGNVSEWVMDVYRPLSHEDFDEFRPFRGNVFKTKVLGNDGNIDEKTNQVLYDVYGMREYLHEYERKRFQRVSAGDHMPKPSDSTDQYKGMTMNVKSRNDINYYNAPPEQVYLVKNKKKDSIEMLLLWELNRVVNQAVDAANNQWYMEASEIVQTNIFDGLFDGVDPRFDIQDNLGNVYPLEIISELRTGMSQFVVNTPGKLKWRQVTAEENINRLNYQNSDYRDYNDGDFESSIYYGGTTASSLERHDDRKNKINEGIRDESLVMYQNDHELYDLTGNQINQDAQAAWPTTLLSDKSRVYKGGSWRDRAFWIVGSNRRFLDEDQNMSTIGFRCAMDRLGSPKGLGRYR; encoded by the coding sequence ATGCAAGGGAGAAAATTATTCGTGTTAGTTGCTGCCGGTCTGATGGTGATTGGATGTGGTCGAGAGCGATCGAATGTAACGGGTTGGGAATTTAACAACCCTAAAAACGGAGGTTTCCAGAAAGTACCTTATTTTGACCAAGAAACAGGCCCAGGTCTGATCTTAGTAGAAGGTGGTACATTTACCATGGGTAGATCTGAACAAGATGTTACTTACGAATGGAATAACATTCCAAGACGTGTAACTGTGTCTTCGTTCTATATGGATCAATTTGAGGTAACTAACTTCAACTGGTTAGAATATTTGTATTGGATCAAAAGAACTTATGAAGAGTTCCCAATGATTTATCACAATGCTTTACCTGATACAAACTGTTGGAGAAATCCATTGGCGTTTAATGAGCCGTATGTAGAGTACTACTTACGTCACCCAGCTTATCAAAATTATCCTGTTGTAGGAGTTAGCTGGAATCAAGCCAATGAGTTTTGTAAATGGAGAAGTGATCGTGTAAACGAATTCATTTTGATTAGAGAGGGTGTATTAACTATGAACCCTGATCAAGCTGGTGAACCATTTACAACGGATGCATATTTAGCCAATCAATATCACCCGCAACCACAAGATGAGAAAGAACATCAATTAATCAACCTAAGCCCTATGCAAGGTTGGAGTGGTAAAAGAAAAGATTTAGGAACTCGTATTGTAAGAATGGAAGATGGTATCCTATTGCCAAAGTACCGTCTACCAACTGAGGCTGAGTGGGAGTTTGCATACTATGGATTAGTAGGTGCTATGACAAATCCTGCTGACCCTGGAGTTATTGAAAATAGAAGAACTTATCCTTGGACTGGTCACTGGGTTAGAGCTGATGATGCAGAATTCCAAGGTGATATTAGAGCTAACTTCGTAAGAGGTAGAGGTGATTACATGGGAGTTGCCGGTGCTTTAAATGATGCTGCAGATGTTACTGCTCCAGTTGATTCATACTGGCCAAATGATTACGGTCTTTACCACATGGCTGGTAACGTTTCTGAGTGGGTAATGGACGTTTATAGACCTTTATCACATGAGGATTTTGATGAATTCAGACCATTTAGAGGTAACGTATTCAAAACTAAAGTTCTTGGTAATGACGGAAACATTGATGAGAAAACTAACCAAGTATTGTATGATGTTTACGGAATGAGAGAGTACTTACACGAGTATGAAAGAAAAAGATTCCAAAGAGTTTCTGCTGGAGATCACATGCCTAAACCATCTGATTCTACTGATCAGTACAAAGGTATGACAATGAATGTTAAATCAAGAAACGACATTAACTATTACAATGCTCCACCTGAGCAAGTTTACTTGGTGAAAAACAAAAAGAAAGACTCTATTGAAATGTTACTATTATGGGAACTAAACAGAGTTGTAAATCAAGCTGTGGATGCTGCCAACAACCAATGGTATATGGAGGCTTCTGAGATTGTCCAAACAAATATTTTTGATGGATTGTTTGATGGAGTTGACCCTAGATTTGACATTCAAGATAACTTAGGTAATGTTTATCCATTGGAAATTATCTCAGAATTGAGAACTGGAATGTCTCAGTTTGTTGTTAACACTCCTGGTAAATTAAAATGGAGACAAGTTACAGCTGAAGAGAACATTAACAGATTGAACTATCAAAACTCTGACTACAGAGATTACAATGATGGTGATTTTGAGTCATCTATTTACTACGGAGGTACTACTGCTTCTTCACTAGAAAGACATGATGACAGAAAGAATAAGATCAACGAAGGAATCAGAGATGAGTCGTTAGTTATGTATCAAAATGATCATGAATTATATGACTTAACTGGTAACCAAATTAACCAAGATGCACAAGCTGCATGGCCAACTACTCTTTTATCTGATAAGTCTAGAGTATATAAAGGTGGTTCATGGAGAGATAGAGCATTCTGGATCGTTGGTTCTAACAGAAGATTTTTAGATGAAGATCAAAACATGTCTACTATTGGTTTCAGATGTGCCATGGATAGACTTGGATCTCCTAAAGGATTAGGAAGATACAGATAG
- a CDS encoding type IX secretion system membrane protein PorP/SprF, with product MKKHLKNTGLTLILTFLVGGSAFGQDPEFTQFYANPIYLNPAMAGTHGCPRIALNHRNQWPSLSGAFITNTISYDQYSNILHGGIAVQVTNDMAGKNTLNWSTINLAYSYHLAVTREFSFLFGAQATWNQKFLDWGKLSFGDQIDPRRGFIYQTGDLPRGNILDNGWGTRGYFDVSAGIVGFSKNFYFGFAAKHLNKPDESLIIGTSRLPMRFTGHMGANIVFGKQSQYRNQTSLSPNIIYTYQDGFMQLNIGTYVKYGVFTAGAWWRARDAFILTIGIDAGSFRFGYSYDVTISKLTNASGGSHELSMAFLFNCRDKPKKFRTISCPSF from the coding sequence ATGAAGAAACATCTTAAAAATACAGGATTGACATTAATCCTGACGTTTTTAGTTGGAGGCTCAGCTTTCGGGCAAGATCCCGAGTTTACGCAGTTTTATGCCAACCCAATCTATTTAAATCCTGCCATGGCTGGAACGCATGGTTGTCCTAGGATTGCTTTGAACCATAGAAATCAATGGCCTTCGTTATCTGGTGCATTTATCACCAATACGATTTCATATGATCAGTACTCAAACATTCTTCATGGAGGAATTGCGGTACAGGTTACCAATGATATGGCCGGAAAAAACACTTTGAACTGGTCAACGATTAATTTAGCCTACTCTTACCACCTTGCTGTAACAAGAGAATTCTCTTTTCTTTTTGGAGCACAGGCAACATGGAACCAAAAGTTCTTAGATTGGGGTAAATTATCATTCGGAGATCAAATTGACCCAAGAAGAGGTTTTATCTACCAAACAGGTGATTTACCAAGAGGTAATATTTTAGATAACGGTTGGGGTACTAGAGGATACTTTGATGTTTCTGCCGGAATTGTTGGTTTCTCTAAAAACTTTTATTTTGGATTTGCTGCAAAGCACCTTAATAAACCGGATGAAAGTTTAATTATTGGTACTTCAAGATTACCAATGAGATTTACCGGTCACATGGGAGCAAACATTGTATTCGGAAAACAATCTCAATACAGAAATCAAACTTCTTTGTCACCAAACATCATTTATACCTACCAGGATGGTTTTATGCAGTTAAACATTGGTACTTATGTTAAGTATGGAGTATTTACTGCAGGTGCTTGGTGGAGAGCAAGAGACGCATTTATTTTAACTATTGGTATTGATGCAGGATCATTTAGATTTGGATACAGTTATGATGTAACCATCTCTAAATTGACAAATGCATCTGGTGGATCACATGAGCTTTCAATGGCTTTCTTATTTAATTGTAGAGATAAGCCTAAAAAGTTTAGAACTATTTCGTGTCCATCTTTTTAA